The proteins below are encoded in one region of Clostridium fermenticellae:
- the rpmA gene encoding 50S ribosomal protein L27 gives MLLINLQLFAHKKGMGSTRNGRDSESKRLGTKCADGQFVLAGNILVRQRGTKIHPGDNVGKGGDDTLFAKIDGVVKYERVGKSKKKASVYPVDIEKVAAEMAE, from the coding sequence ATGTTACTAATAAACCTTCAGTTATTTGCTCATAAAAAAGGAATGGGTAGCACAAGAAATGGCAGAGATAGTGAATCAAAAAGACTTGGTACTAAATGTGCTGATGGACAATTTGTTTTAGCTGGAAATATATTAGTTAGACAAAGAGGAACAAAGATTCATCCAGGAGATAATGTTGGAAAAGGTGGAGACGATACTTTGTTCGCAAAAATAGATGGAGTAGTTAAATACGAAAGAGTAGGAAAGAGTAAAAAGAAAGCTAGTGTTTATCCTGTAGATATTGAAAAGGTAGCAGCAGAAATGGCAGAATAG
- a CDS encoding Spo0B domain-containing protein — protein sequence MNNIEEYINLMRKQRHDFMNDIQIVYGYLQMSDVDKATNYLEKLGKRNAIISSIYALEDNYFGLCLEENITAISRKGYFIEANVEIDKFYIRFFEKDYIKKSNLVKNIFNRFENNNCKNIYIYIFEDKIGQSFLISNNENLGDELNWMENWDSMDLDIEGFKLHKYSYGDDLGYRVTFLL from the coding sequence ATGAATAATATTGAAGAATATATTAATCTTATGAGAAAGCAGCGTCATGATTTTATGAACGATATTCAAATTGTATATGGCTATCTGCAGATGAGCGACGTTGATAAGGCAACCAATTATTTGGAAAAGTTAGGTAAACGAAATGCAATTATAAGTTCTATATATGCGTTAGAAGATAATTATTTTGGACTATGTCTTGAGGAAAATATAACAGCTATTTCACGAAAAGGCTATTTTATTGAAGCCAATGTGGAAATAGACAAATTTTATATAAGGTTTTTTGAAAAAGATTATATTAAAAAAAGTAATTTAGTAAAAAATATATTTAATAGGTTTGAAAATAATAATTGTAAAAATATTTATATATACATTTTTGAAGATAAGATAGGTCAAAGCTTTCTTATATCAAATAATGAAAATCTTGGTGACGAATTGAATTGGATGGAAAATTGGGACTCTATGGATTTAGATATTGAAGGATTTAAATTACACAAATATAGCTATGGAGATGATTTGGGATATAGAGTTACATTTCTATTATAA